A segment of the Cohnella algarum genome:
TCCCACAAAAAGGGGAATAATTTAATTATGGAGTACTGTTTTAGTCTTGATTCAAGTTTAGACGGAATATGTCCCATATAAATGTCGTTTCCCATACCATCAATTACTATGCCTTTTTCAGCCTTTCCCTTTTCTAAGGAGTAAATGTAGGAAATAAGTGCATAATCTCCATTTATAGCAGGGCTTTTCTCACAGAAACGTATAAAAGAGTCATATTCCCCTAACGGATCTGCGTTTATTATAGTATGATTATAATTGAAACTTTTTGCTATTGCTTTTGCATCACTAGCTTCATTTTCTCTATAGTTGGGGTTATAAGTAATTGCATTTACATTTTTTATTTGTGCCTCCTTCAGGGCCAGCATTAGTGCTGTAGAATCTTTTCCAGAGCTTTGCATAATGTAAATATCACGCTTTTCGTGATCTAATACTGAAACTGCATCAGTTAGCACTTTTTTTAATTCATTATTACTACTATGCTGCTTATTCATTGATTTATTACTTAGGTAAGGAAAATCCACTTCATAGAACGCTTTATTTTTAAACTTCTCTATTGTTAACTTATCACCGATGGTCAGCCTGATAACATTTCTATATAAGGTAAAAGGCGGGGGAACGAATCCATATCCTAACAAAAACTGGCACCCCATTACCGATACTTTCAATTTTGATTTGGATTTAAGTTCAGCTTCAAGACTTTTCCATGAATCAAAAACCCCTAAACACTCTTTGTCTAGGTAAACAAATACATCTTTTGCACCTAAATTGTCACCATAAATTATAATAGATCTGTTATCTCCATCCCCATAAGGGAATTCATTAATTTCATATAACTTATTCATTTTGACCCTCCATTATATACCCTTTATACCATGATACAAAATGTCTAAGTCCTGTGTTTAATGTAGTTTTGGGGCAAAAATCTATAGAATTTTTTATGCTTTTAATGTCCGCATATGTTTTGTATACATCGCCCGGCTGCATTGGGTGAAACTCTAATAAAGCTTTCTTACCAATCTGCTTCTCTAACTCTTCAATTAAAGTCATTAATTTTTCTGGACGATTGTTACCTAGATTATATAATTTATATGGATGATTAAGAGTTTCAAGGGATTGAGATTTGTTGGATAATTTTATAACCCCTTCAACAATATCCTCAATATATGTAAAATCCCTATACATATCTCCATTGTTATAAACCATAATCGGTTTGCCTTCGATGATAGCCTTTGTAAAAGAAAAATAAGCCATATCTGGCCTACCATAAGGCCCATAGACGGTAAAGAAGCGAAGTCCTGTCGTAGGAATCTTATATAAATGACTGTACGTATGAGCCATCAATTCATTTGACTTCTTTGTTGCTGCATAGAGGCTAACGGGATTATCTGTTCTATCCTCTGTTGAGAAAGGGACTTTTTCATTTCCGCCGTATACAGAACTAGATGATGCATAGAGGAGGTGAGCAACTTTAAAATGTCTACACATTTCCAAAATATTCAAAAAACCGACAACATTGGATTGTATATAAGCGTCTGGATTTTCAATGCTGTATCTGACACCGGCTTGAGCGGCTAGATTAATTACGACATGGATTTTTGTATCAGAAAAGAGCCTCTGAAGATATACTTTATCTACAATATCAGCCTTATGAAAAGTAAATTGATCAAACTTGTTTAATATATTTAAACGAGCATATTTTAGTTCAACATCATAATATTCGTTGATATTATCAAGCCCAATAACTTTACACCCTAACTCTAAAAGTCTTTTAGATAGGTGCATGCCTATAAAACCAGCTGCACCTGTCACAAGATAAACTTTGCTGTTGTCTACTGATTTTAATTCCATATTAAACACCTACACCAATGTATTTAAATCCTTTTTCCAACATTGTTTGCTTATTATAGATATTTCTAAAGTCAAAGAAATATTGACTTCCTCCAACCGCACGAAGTTTATCGAAATCAAGATTACGAAACTCATTCCATTCAGTAAGAATTACTGTAGCATCCGTATTCTGAATGGCTTCATATGTGTTACTACACCATTTAATGTGGTCGCCAAGGTGCTTAAATCTCCAAGCCCCTTCTTTTATACCTTCCGGATCAAACACATTCAATCTTGCTCCCCTTTTCACTAATTCCGGCAAGATCACAAGAGATGGCGCATCCCTCATATCATCGGTATTGGGTTTAAAGGTGACACCTAAAATCGCTATCGTCTTATCTTTAAGATCCCCGAATGCACTTACGATTTTGTCGACCATTCTTAATTTTTGCCGTTCATTCGCTTCAATAGTAGCCTCAATAAGAGAAACTCGCTCTCCGTTGTCTTTAGCAATTTTAGTAAGAGCAACCGTATCCTTAGGAAAGCAGCTTCCTCCATAGCCGGGACCTGCATGCAAAAACTTGGGGGAGATACGCCCGTCTTGCCCCATTGCTTTGGCAACTTTTTGGACGTCGGCTCCAACCTTTTCGCAAACATTAGCAATTTCGTTTATAAATGTAATTTTCATTGCTAAAAAAGCATTCGATGCGTACTTAATCATTTCTGCTGTTTCTATATTGGTTTCAACAAATGGGGTTTCGTTAATATAAAGAACCCGATATACTTCCTTCATTACATCGAATGCCCGATGACTTTCAGCGCCAATTACAACCCGATCCGGGTGTGTGAAGTCCTGTACAGCAGAACCCTCTCTAAGAAATTCGGGATTTGAAACGATATCGAAAGAAAAATCCTCCTGTCTAGATTCTATTATGTCACGAATGATTGATTTAACCTTTTGGCCGGTTCCAACAGGTACAGTGGACTTATTGACAATCACTTTATATCCATTCATATACTCTGCAATATTTTTCGCCACATCGAGCACATATTTCAAATCAGCGCTACCATCTTCAGCTGGAGGAGTACCGACAGCAATAAAAATAACATCATTACTTTGGACCGCTTCTTTAATGTTTGTTGAAAAACTTAAGCGTTTATAATAATAGTTTTTTTGAACGATCGACTGCAAACCTGGTTCGTAAATTGGAATAACACCGTTTTTCAGTTCATTGATTTTATTTTGGTCGATATCCACACAAGTTATGGTGTGACCAAAATCTGAGAGAATAGCCCCGGACACCAACCCAACATAACCTGTACCGATAACTGCAATTTTGGCCACAAAGGCACCCTCCAATTCATAAAACTATTTTATTTATTTCGTCGACATATGCTCCAACAACAATATTCCGATCAAATTCTCTCTCAACTTTCAACCTCGAGCTTCTGCTCATTTTAATTTTTACCTCAAGAGGAATTTGAATGAACTGCTCGATTTTTTTGACTAAGTCTTCCGTGCTTTGGGGTTCAAATGTGAAGCCATTACGTCCTTCTTGAATGACCTCGCGGCATCCGGGTATATTTGAGGCAATTAAAATACGTCCCATCGCTGCTGCCTCAAGCAATACATTTGACATTCCTTCTCCACCCTGTGAAGGCTGTATAAGACAATGAGCTTCTTGTATAAAAGGTTTAACATTGCTCTGGTAACCTAAATATGTAACAATTCCCTGATCCTCATATTGTTTTATTTTATCTTGATAATGAGGTTGCGTTTTTTCAATAAAGCCAATGATATTAAACTCAACATTATTATACTTTTCTTTTATTCTTCTTGCGGCTTCTAAGTATTGATCTATCCCTTTGTCTTTCATAATTCTTCCAATAAAAATAAATTTGAGATTTTTATCGGCGGGAAAATCTTTATATTCATATTCATTCAAGTTGACGCCTGACCCAGGAATGAGTCGGTGATTATCGGAAATAATTTTTTTATTCAGTATAATGCTCCTGTCCTCCGTATTCTGAAAGAAAACGCAAGAAGAACGACGCAAACTCACTTTATATAATGTGGACAAGACGCTTTTCAACAACTTACCTTTATTAAAACCGCTTCCTAGCCCTGTT
Coding sequences within it:
- a CDS encoding glycosyltransferase family 4 protein; its protein translation is MKKKVLLLGNHGFVIYNFRKELIRKLLSDGYEVYISLPKDEKVQTMIEWGCHFVETNVDRRGTNPIKDLKLILHYLRVLKKIKPDVVLTYTIKPNLYGGIACRILKIPYINNITGLGSGFNKGKLLKSVLSTLYKVSLRRSSCVFFQNTEDRSIILNKKIISDNHRLIPGSGVNLNEYEYKDFPADKNLKFIFIGRIMKDKGIDQYLEAARRIKEKYNNVEFNIIGFIEKTQPHYQDKIKQYEDQGIVTYLGYQSNVKPFIQEAHCLIQPSQGGEGMSNVLLEAAAMGRILIASNIPGCREVIQEGRNGFTFEPQSTEDLVKKIEQFIQIPLEVKIKMSRSSRLKVEREFDRNIVVGAYVDEINKIVL
- a CDS encoding nucleotide sugar dehydrogenase; amino-acid sequence: MAKIAVIGTGYVGLVSGAILSDFGHTITCVDIDQNKINELKNGVIPIYEPGLQSIVQKNYYYKRLSFSTNIKEAVQSNDVIFIAVGTPPAEDGSADLKYVLDVAKNIAEYMNGYKVIVNKSTVPVGTGQKVKSIIRDIIESRQEDFSFDIVSNPEFLREGSAVQDFTHPDRVVIGAESHRAFDVMKEVYRVLYINETPFVETNIETAEMIKYASNAFLAMKITFINEIANVCEKVGADVQKVAKAMGQDGRISPKFLHAGPGYGGSCFPKDTVALTKIAKDNGERVSLIEATIEANERQKLRMVDKIVSAFGDLKDKTIAILGVTFKPNTDDMRDAPSLVILPELVKRGARLNVFDPEGIKEGAWRFKHLGDHIKWCSNTYEAIQNTDATVILTEWNEFRNLDFDKLRAVGGSQYFFDFRNIYNKQTMLEKGFKYIGVGV
- a CDS encoding asparagine synthase-related protein → MNKLYEINEFPYGDGDNRSIIIYGDNLGAKDVFVYLDKECLGVFDSWKSLEAELKSKSKLKVSVMGCQFLLGYGFVPPPFTLYRNVIRLTIGDKLTIEKFKNKAFYEVDFPYLSNKSMNKQHSSNNELKKVLTDAVSVLDHEKRDIYIMQSSGKDSTALMLALKEAQIKNVNAITYNPNYRENEASDAKAIAKSFNYNHTIINADPLGEYDSFIRFCEKSPAINGDYALISYIYSLEKGKAEKGIVIDGMGNDIYMGHIPSKLESRLKQYSIIKLFPFLWDKFEVPPLGTKMSYALKSFMMYPTERVISGSHVSHSNVLDIFPHQTQYRSFFKSLYINYKRLSEVDLRAYVRGRLFDTACCMEKARLAAFNQDSEAIFPFTNGSIIQYYFNLREEDRYDYNKRTNKLALRRLLNAEFGEFKYLKEKGSFRYDIMSFIKANQNNILKEINTASSIIPSINRVFKYYWNRKENYVFNGPIHHLFVLSAWLNRRDSSVIGSFDQSLPEFELDISFKF
- a CDS encoding NAD-dependent epimerase yields the protein MELKSVDNSKVYLVTGAAGFIGMHLSKRLLELGCKVIGLDNINEYYDVELKYARLNILNKFDQFTFHKADIVDKVYLQRLFSDTKIHVVINLAAQAGVRYSIENPDAYIQSNVVGFLNILEMCRHFKVAHLLYASSSSVYGGNEKVPFSTEDRTDNPVSLYAATKKSNELMAHTYSHLYKIPTTGLRFFTVYGPYGRPDMAYFSFTKAIIEGKPIMVYNNGDMYRDFTYIEDIVEGVIKLSNKSQSLETLNHPYKLYNLGNNRPEKLMTLIEELEKQIGKKALLEFHPMQPGDVYKTYADIKSIKNSIDFCPKTTLNTGLRHFVSWYKGYIMEGQNE